A window of Thermococcus aggregans contains these coding sequences:
- a CDS encoding pyridoxal-phosphate-dependent aminotransferase family protein has product MQFEDAYKEVYEIVKPRYKLFTAGPVACFPEVLEIMKVQMFSHRSKEYKQMHVDTVERLKKFLEVEKGEVLLFPSSGTGVMEASIRNGVSKGGKVLVTIIGAFGKRYKQVVETNGRKAVTLEYEPGKAVKPEDLDEALKKNPDVEAVTITYNETSTGVLNPLPELAKVAKEHDKLVFVDAVSAMGGADIKFTKWGLDVVFGSSQKAFGVPPGLAIGAFSEEFIEIANKMEERGWYFDISRYIKVQKEKQGPPSTPAMPQEFGLNVVLRIIEKMGGKEKWLDMYKKRSEMIRNGVREIGLEILAEPGYESPTITAVLTPEGIKGDQVYNAMRERGFELAKGYGEGIKEKTFRIGNMGYMTFEDIEEMLQNLKEVIEELKAKV; this is encoded by the coding sequence ATGCAGTTCGAGGATGCATATAAGGAAGTTTATGAAATAGTAAAGCCAAGATACAAACTTTTCACAGCCGGGCCAGTTGCCTGTTTTCCAGAAGTTCTTGAAATAATGAAGGTTCAGATGTTCAGCCATAGATCAAAGGAATACAAACAAATGCACGTTGATACAGTCGAAAGGCTCAAAAAATTCCTTGAAGTTGAGAAGGGAGAAGTTCTCCTCTTCCCAAGCTCCGGAACTGGAGTAATGGAAGCAAGCATTAGAAACGGAGTCAGCAAAGGTGGAAAAGTTCTTGTAACAATAATAGGAGCTTTCGGAAAGAGGTACAAGCAGGTTGTTGAAACCAACGGAAGGAAAGCCGTAACACTTGAATATGAACCCGGAAAGGCCGTAAAGCCTGAGGATCTCGACGAAGCATTGAAGAAAAACCCCGATGTTGAGGCTGTAACGATAACCTACAACGAAACCTCCACAGGTGTTCTTAACCCACTTCCTGAGCTGGCCAAGGTAGCAAAAGAACACGACAAGCTTGTTTTTGTTGATGCCGTAAGTGCAATGGGAGGAGCAGATATAAAGTTCACCAAGTGGGGACTTGACGTTGTCTTTGGAAGCTCCCAAAAAGCCTTTGGTGTCCCACCGGGATTGGCCATTGGTGCTTTCAGTGAGGAGTTTATTGAAATAGCCAATAAGATGGAAGAGAGAGGCTGGTACTTTGACATTTCAAGGTACATAAAAGTCCAAAAGGAGAAGCAAGGGCCGCCTTCAACTCCAGCAATGCCTCAAGAGTTCGGCTTAAACGTTGTGCTCAGAATAATTGAGAAGATGGGCGGAAAAGAAAAGTGGCTCGACATGTACAAGAAGAGAAGCGAAATGATAAGAAACGGCGTAAGGGAAATTGGCTTAGAGATTCTTGCAGAGCCAGGATACGAGAGCCCAACAATAACTGCAGTGCTAACTCCAGAGGGCATTAAGGGTGACCAAGTCTACAACGCAATGCGCGAAAGAGGCTTCGAGCTTGCCAAGGGATACGGTGAAGGAATAAAGGAGAAGACCTTCAGAATTGGAAACATGGGTTACATGACCTTTGAAGACATTGAAGAGATGCTCCAGAACCTGAAAGAAGTAATAGAAGAATTAAAAGCAAAAGTCTAA
- a CDS encoding ATPase, with the protein MGVYIFTPEDLLRYGTISEHQLEVIKESLLRKEDMLVVGASRAGKTKLIEAMMHLIPEDWKIAVVTAYGEFKPFKKNIHVINTEFNEKSTKSRTKEVIDEIRKLDPDYVVIDTLHTIDVPYLLDKIIDDYPFVISSLVLSRDLIDEIKHWLGINDDVLARFELIIELYRDMTSSLRRVNAIYRVVQKEGKIELEKIA; encoded by the coding sequence ATGGGCGTGTATATCTTTACACCAGAAGATCTTCTGAGATACGGGACTATAAGTGAACACCAGCTGGAAGTTATTAAGGAGTCCCTATTAAGGAAGGAAGACATGCTCGTAGTTGGAGCGAGTAGGGCGGGTAAAACAAAGCTGATCGAAGCTATGATGCACCTTATTCCCGAGGACTGGAAGATAGCCGTTGTCACTGCTTACGGAGAGTTCAAGCCCTTTAAAAAGAACATCCATGTAATAAACACCGAATTCAACGAAAAGAGCACCAAAAGCAGAACCAAAGAGGTCATAGATGAAATTAGAAAACTCGACCCAGATTACGTTGTTATAGATACGCTCCACACGATTGACGTCCCGTACTTGCTTGATAAGATAATTGACGACTATCCATTCGTAATATCCTCGCTCGTCCTTTCGAGAGACCTAATCGATGAGATAAAGCACTGGCTTGGAATAAACGATGACGTTCTTGCAAGGTTTGAACTCATTATTGAGCTTTACAGGGACATGACGAGCAGCCTCAGAAGGGTGAACGCGATATACAGAGTTGTTCAAAAAGAAGGAAAAATAGAGCTGGAGAAAATTGCTTAG